The following nucleotide sequence is from Dehalogenimonas formicexedens.
CCGTTAACTCAGGCGCCTGCAGGACGGCGTTGACCCGCCTGGCGGCCTTGATCCATGACATCGCCAAGCCGGAGACCAAGACCCTGGCTCCCAACGGACGGGTAAGGTTCTACGGTCACCCAGGCCGCGGCGCCGAAACGGCGGTTTCGATGCTCACCCGCCTGCGCTTCTCCCAGAAGGAGATCAAGTTTATCGCCGCCATGGTGGAACTTCACATGCGCCCCACCCAGATGGGCCCGGACTCGATCCAGCCCACCCCCAGGGCGGTCTACCGCTTCAACCGGGATGCCGGCGATGCCGCCGTCGCCACCCTCTATTTAAGCCTGGCCGACCACCTGGCGGCGCGGGGACCGACCCTTCAGCTTGATAACTTCGCCGAACATGTTAAAATAGTGACTTATGTTTTGTCCGAGCGCGACCGTCAGCAGGCGGAAGCCCCTGACCGGCTGATCGACGGCAACGATCTGCAGTCGCGGTTCGGCCTGAAGCCGGGACCGGAACTCGGCCGGATCCTGGAAGAGCTCGCCGAAGCCCGGGCGACCGGCGAAATCAGCACCCACGAAGAGGGTCTCGAGCTGGCCGAACGGTTGATCAATACAGCCAAATGAGGAACCTGAGGGTAAAATCCCGCTGCTCAAAAAAACTATAAATTAAACATAATTCGAACGACCATCATGGAAATGAAAGAATGAAAAAACACCTTCCCGGATTCGTAGTGATTCTCATCCTGTTTGTGCTCTCAGCCCTGATCGTCCTGCCGACCGGCAAGGGCGTCCTCTTCGGCAAGCCGATCCAGCTCGGCCTCGACCTCCAGGGCGGCTTGCATATCGTCTACCAGGCAGACCTTTCAGGGGTGGCCGACAGTGAAAAAGGCAATGTTCTCTCCGGCGTCGTCTCGGTCATTTCCAACCGGGTCAATCCCCTTGGCGTCAGCGAACCCAACATCGCCCAGCAGGGTGACGACCGTATTGTCGTCGATCTGCCGGGCACCGCCCTTTCCGACGAGCAGAAGCAGCGCATCGGCTCCACCGCGCTGCTGGTTTTCGGCGAACTGGTCACCGGTGACGAGCCCTACACCTGGGAAAACGCCCTGGGCAAATGGAAACCGGCCACCGACACCGGAACCCCGGACGGCAAGGTGCTGGATTCCAGCTACTTCAAGGACAATACCTTTCTGACCACCAACAGCCAGACCGGCCAGGTATTACTGAATTTCGAATGGACCGATGAAGGCGCCAAGATCAGCGAGGCGGTGACCACGCGGATGCTGGGGAAGCGCCTCGGCATCTTCGAGGGCGACACCACCCTGCTTGGCGACGACGGCCAGCCGGTGGCTCCCACGGTGAACGCGGTCATCACCGACAGGGGCGTCATCGAGGGGCTTTCGATCAGCGAAGCCCAGCTTCTTTCGAAGCAGCTCAATGCCGGCCGCCTGCCGGTGCCGCTGACCATCATCTATCAAAACACCGTCTCGCCGGTCCTCGGCTCCGACTTTGTCCACCTGTCGTTCCTGGCCGGCATCGTCGGCGTGCTGCTGGTTATGGCCTTCATGATCCTCTTCTACCGCTTCCCCGGTTTCCTGGCCAGCCTGGGGCTGCTGTTTTACGTCGCTCTTATCCTGGCCGTCTATAAGCTGTTACCGGTCACCCTGTCGCTGCCGGGCATCGGCGGTTTCATCCTTTCGATAGGCATGGCGGTCGACGCCAACGTCCTCATCTTTGAAAGGATGAAGGACGAACTCCGAGCCAAACGCACCCTGGGCGCGGCCATCGAGGCCGGGTTCTCCCGGGCCTGGAGCGCC
It contains:
- the secD gene encoding protein translocase subunit SecD encodes the protein MKKHLPGFVVILILFVLSALIVLPTGKGVLFGKPIQLGLDLQGGLHIVYQADLSGVADSEKGNVLSGVVSVISNRVNPLGVSEPNIAQQGDDRIVVDLPGTALSDEQKQRIGSTALLVFGELVTGDEPYTWENALGKWKPATDTGTPDGKVLDSSYFKDNTFLTTNSQTGQVLLNFEWTDEGAKISEAVTTRMLGKRLGIFEGDTTLLGDDGQPVAPTVNAVITDRGVIEGLSISEAQLLSKQLNAGRLPVPLTIIYQNTVSPVLGSDFVHLSFLAGIVGVLLVMAFMILFYRFPGFLASLGLLFYVALILAVYKLLPVTLSLPGIGGFILSIGMAVDANVLIFERMKDELRAKRTLGAAIEAGFSRAWSAIWDSNITTLIVCGILVWVGATVTGGEKVQGFALTLGIGVIASMFTAIFVTRTFLRMTIGTNLTKNLALFTTESGDRNA